From the Panthera leo isolate Ple1 chromosome C1, P.leo_Ple1_pat1.1, whole genome shotgun sequence genome, one window contains:
- the EPHA2 gene encoding ephrin type-A receptor 2 isoform X1, translating into MERLAPRACLALLWACVLAAAAAAQGKEVVLLDFAAAKGELGWLTHPYGKGWDLMQNIMDDMPIYMYSVCNVVAGDQDNWLRTNWVYRGEAERIFIELKFTVRDCNSFPGGASSCKETFNLYYAESDVDYGTNFQKRQFTKIDTIAPDEITVSSDFEARHVKLNVEERSVGPLSRKGFYLAFQDIGACVALLSVRVYYKKCPELLQGLARFPETIAGSDAPSLATVAGTCVDHAVVPPGGEEPRMHCAVDGEWLVPIGQCLCREGYEKVEDACHACSPGFFKSEVSESPCLKCPVHTLLSPEGATFCECEEGYFRAPQDLPSMPCTRPPSAPHYLTAVGMGAKVELRWTPPQDSGGREDIIYSVTCEQCWPESGECGPCEASVRYSEPPHALTRTSVIVSDLEPHMNYTFAVEARNGVSGLVASRSFRTASVSINQTEPPKVKLEGRSTTSLSVSWSIPPPQQSRVWKYEVTYRKKGDSNSYNVRRTEGFSVTLDDLAPDTAYLVQVQALTQEGQGAGSKIHEFQTLSTEGSGNMAVIGGVVVGVILLLVLAGIGVFIHRRRKSLRTRQSSEDVYFSKSEQLKPLKTYVDPHTYEDPNQAVLKFTTEIHPSCVTRQKVIGAGEFGEVYKGTLKASGKKEVPVAIKTLKAGYTEKQRVDFLSEASIMGQFSHHNIIRLEGVVSKYKPMMIITEYMENGALDKFLREKDGEFSVLQLVGMLRGIAAGMKYLANMNYVHRDLAARNILVNSNLVCKVSDFGLSRVLEDDPEATYTTSGGKIPIRWTAPEAISYRKFTSASDVWSYGIVMWEVMTYGERPYWELSNHEVMKAINEGFRLPTPMDCPSAIYQLMMQCWQQERARRPKFADIVSILDKLIRAPDSLKTLADFDPRVSIRLPSTSGSEGVPFRTVSEWLESIKMQQYTEHFLAAGYTAIEKVVQMTNDDIKRIGVRLPGHQKRIAYSLLGLKDQVNTVGIPI; encoded by the exons TTGTACTATTGGACTTTGCCGCCGCTAAAGGGGAACTTGGCTGGCTCACGCACCCATATGGCAAAGGG TGGGACCTGATGCAGAACATCATGGACGACATGCCCATCTACATGTACTCTGTGTGCAACGTGGTGGCCGGCGACCAGGACAACTGGCTCCGCACCAACTGGGTGTACCGCGGCGAGGCCGAGCGCATCTTCATCGAGCTCAAGTTCACCGTGCGTGACTGCAACAGCTTCCCGGGGGGCGCCAGCTCCTGCAAGGAGACTTTCAACCTCTACTACGCCGAGTCGGATGTGGACTATGGCACCAACTTCCAGAAGCGCCAGTTCACCAAGATTGACACCATTGCGCCCGACGAGATCACGGTCAGCAGCGACTTCGAGGCCCGCCACGTGAAGCTGAATGTGGAGGAACGCTCCGTGGGCCCGCTCAGCCGCAAGGGCTTCTACCTGGCCTTCCAGGACATTGGCGCCTGCGTGGCGCTGCTCTCCGTCCGCGTCTACTACAAGAAGTGCCCCGAGCTGCTGCAGGGCCTGGCCCGCTTCCCCGAGACCATCGCGGGCTCCGACGCACCCTCCCTGGCCACCGTGGCTGGCACCTGCGTGGACCATGCCGTGGTGCCACCGGGGGGCGAAGAGCCCCGCATGCACTGCGCGGTGGATGGCGAGTGGCTGGTGCCCATCGGTCAGTGCCTGTGCCGGGAGGGCTACGAGAAGGTGGAGGACGCCTGCCACG CCTGCTCCCCTGGATTCTTCAAGTCCGAGGTGTCCGAGAGCCCCTGTTTGAAGTGCCCCGTGCACACCCTGCTGTCCCCCGAGGGGGCCACCTTCTGTGAGTGCGAGGAAGGCTACTTCCGGGCACCGCAGGACCTGCCGTCGATGCCCTGCACTC GCCCGCCCTCCGCCCCGCACTACCTCACGGCTGTGGGCATGGGCGCCAAAGTGGAGCTGCGCTGGACGCCCCCCCAGGACAGCGGGGGCCGTGAGGACATCATCTACAGCGTCACCTGTGAACAGTGCTGGCCCGAGTCCGGCGAGTGCGGGCCCTGCGAGGCCAGCGTGCGCTACTCCGAGCCGCCGCACGCGCTGACCCGCACCAGCGTGATCGTCAGTGACCTCGAGCCGCACATGAACTACACCTTCGCGGTAGAGGCCCGCAACGGTGTCTCGGGCCTGGTGGCCAGCCGCAGCTTCCGCACTGCCAGTGTCAGCATCAACCAGACAG AGCCCCCCAAGGTGAAGCTGGAGGGCCGCAGCACCACCTCGCTCAGTGTTTCCTGGAGCATCCCCCCACCACAACAGAGCCGTGTGTGGAAATACGAGGTCACCTACCGCAAGAAG GGGGACTCCAACAGCTACAACGTGCGACGCACCGAGGGCTTCTCCGTGACCCTGGACGACCTGGCTCCGGATACCGCCTACCTGGTCCAGGTGCAGGCGCTGACGCAGGAAGGCCAGGGGGCCGGCAGCAAGATTCACGAGTTCCAGACGTTGT CCACGGAAGGATCTGGCAACATGGCGGTGATTGGTGGTGTGGTTGTTGGCGTTATCTTGCTTCTGGTGCTAGCAGGAATCGGCGTCTTCATCCATCGCAG GAGGAAGAGCCTGCGGACCCGCCAGTCCTCCGAGGACGTTTACTTCTCCAAGTCAG AGCAACTGAAGCCCCTAAAGACGTACGTGGACCCCCACACGTACGAGGACCCCAACCAGGCTGTGCTCAAGTTCACCACTGAGATCCATCCATCCTGTGTCACGCGGCAGAAGGTGATCGGAGCAG GGGAGTTTGGGGAGGTGTACAAGGGGACACTGAAGGCGTCGGGGAAGAAGGAGGTGCCCGTGGCCATCAAGACGCTGAAAGCCGGCTACACAGAGAAGCAGCGGGTGGACTTCCTGAGCGAGGCCAGCATCATGGGCCAGTTCAGCCACCACAACATCATCCGCCTGGAGGGTGTCGTCTCCAAAT ATAAGCCCATGATGATCATCACTGAATACATGGAGAACGGGGCCCTGGACAAGTTCCTTCGG GAGAAGGATGGCGAGTTCAGCGTGCTGCAGCTGGTGGGTATGCTGCGGGGCATCGCGGCCGGCATGAAGTACCTCGCCAACATGAACTACGTCCACCGCGACCTGGCCGCCCGCAACATCCTCGTCAACAGCAACCTGGTGTGcaaggtgtccgactttggcctgTCCCGTGTGCTGGAAGATGACCCCGAGGCCACCTACACCACCAGC GGTGGCAAGATTCCCATCCGCTGGACGGCCCCGGAGGCCATTTCGTACCGCAAGTTCACCTCGGCCAGCGACGTGTGGAGCTATGGCATCGTCATGTGGGAGGTGATGACCTACGGCGAGCGGCCCTACTGGGAGCTGTCAAACCATGAG GTGATGAAGGCCATCAACGAAGGCTTccggctccccacccccatggacTGCCCCTCCGCCATCTACCAGCTCATGATGCAGTGCTGGCAGCAGGAACGCGCCCGCCGCCCCAAGTTCGCCGACATCGTCAGCATCCTCGACAAGCTCATCCGAGCTCCCGACTCCCTCAAGACCCTGGCTGACTTTGACCCCCG CGTGTCTATCCGGCTGCCCAGCACCAGTGGCTCAGAGGGCGTGCCCTTTCGCACGGTGTCCGAGTGGCTCGAGTCCATCAAGATGCAGCAGTACACAGAGCACTTCCTGGCGGCCGGCTACACCGCCATCGAGAAGGTGGTGCAGATGACCAATGA CGACATCAAGAGGATTGGGGTGCGGCTGCCCGGCCACCAGAAACGCATCGCCTACAGCCTGCTGGGACTCAAGGACCAGGTGAACACAGTGGGGATCCCCATCTGA
- the EPHA2 gene encoding ephrin type-A receptor 2 isoform X2, whose protein sequence is MQNIMDDMPIYMYSVCNVVAGDQDNWLRTNWVYRGEAERIFIELKFTVRDCNSFPGGASSCKETFNLYYAESDVDYGTNFQKRQFTKIDTIAPDEITVSSDFEARHVKLNVEERSVGPLSRKGFYLAFQDIGACVALLSVRVYYKKCPELLQGLARFPETIAGSDAPSLATVAGTCVDHAVVPPGGEEPRMHCAVDGEWLVPIGQCLCREGYEKVEDACHACSPGFFKSEVSESPCLKCPVHTLLSPEGATFCECEEGYFRAPQDLPSMPCTRPPSAPHYLTAVGMGAKVELRWTPPQDSGGREDIIYSVTCEQCWPESGECGPCEASVRYSEPPHALTRTSVIVSDLEPHMNYTFAVEARNGVSGLVASRSFRTASVSINQTEPPKVKLEGRSTTSLSVSWSIPPPQQSRVWKYEVTYRKKGDSNSYNVRRTEGFSVTLDDLAPDTAYLVQVQALTQEGQGAGSKIHEFQTLSTEGSGNMAVIGGVVVGVILLLVLAGIGVFIHRRRKSLRTRQSSEDVYFSKSEQLKPLKTYVDPHTYEDPNQAVLKFTTEIHPSCVTRQKVIGAGEFGEVYKGTLKASGKKEVPVAIKTLKAGYTEKQRVDFLSEASIMGQFSHHNIIRLEGVVSKYKPMMIITEYMENGALDKFLREKDGEFSVLQLVGMLRGIAAGMKYLANMNYVHRDLAARNILVNSNLVCKVSDFGLSRVLEDDPEATYTTSGGKIPIRWTAPEAISYRKFTSASDVWSYGIVMWEVMTYGERPYWELSNHEVMKAINEGFRLPTPMDCPSAIYQLMMQCWQQERARRPKFADIVSILDKLIRAPDSLKTLADFDPRVSIRLPSTSGSEGVPFRTVSEWLESIKMQQYTEHFLAAGYTAIEKVVQMTNDDIKRIGVRLPGHQKRIAYSLLGLKDQVNTVGIPI, encoded by the exons ATGCAGAACATCATGGACGACATGCCCATCTACATGTACTCTGTGTGCAACGTGGTGGCCGGCGACCAGGACAACTGGCTCCGCACCAACTGGGTGTACCGCGGCGAGGCCGAGCGCATCTTCATCGAGCTCAAGTTCACCGTGCGTGACTGCAACAGCTTCCCGGGGGGCGCCAGCTCCTGCAAGGAGACTTTCAACCTCTACTACGCCGAGTCGGATGTGGACTATGGCACCAACTTCCAGAAGCGCCAGTTCACCAAGATTGACACCATTGCGCCCGACGAGATCACGGTCAGCAGCGACTTCGAGGCCCGCCACGTGAAGCTGAATGTGGAGGAACGCTCCGTGGGCCCGCTCAGCCGCAAGGGCTTCTACCTGGCCTTCCAGGACATTGGCGCCTGCGTGGCGCTGCTCTCCGTCCGCGTCTACTACAAGAAGTGCCCCGAGCTGCTGCAGGGCCTGGCCCGCTTCCCCGAGACCATCGCGGGCTCCGACGCACCCTCCCTGGCCACCGTGGCTGGCACCTGCGTGGACCATGCCGTGGTGCCACCGGGGGGCGAAGAGCCCCGCATGCACTGCGCGGTGGATGGCGAGTGGCTGGTGCCCATCGGTCAGTGCCTGTGCCGGGAGGGCTACGAGAAGGTGGAGGACGCCTGCCACG CCTGCTCCCCTGGATTCTTCAAGTCCGAGGTGTCCGAGAGCCCCTGTTTGAAGTGCCCCGTGCACACCCTGCTGTCCCCCGAGGGGGCCACCTTCTGTGAGTGCGAGGAAGGCTACTTCCGGGCACCGCAGGACCTGCCGTCGATGCCCTGCACTC GCCCGCCCTCCGCCCCGCACTACCTCACGGCTGTGGGCATGGGCGCCAAAGTGGAGCTGCGCTGGACGCCCCCCCAGGACAGCGGGGGCCGTGAGGACATCATCTACAGCGTCACCTGTGAACAGTGCTGGCCCGAGTCCGGCGAGTGCGGGCCCTGCGAGGCCAGCGTGCGCTACTCCGAGCCGCCGCACGCGCTGACCCGCACCAGCGTGATCGTCAGTGACCTCGAGCCGCACATGAACTACACCTTCGCGGTAGAGGCCCGCAACGGTGTCTCGGGCCTGGTGGCCAGCCGCAGCTTCCGCACTGCCAGTGTCAGCATCAACCAGACAG AGCCCCCCAAGGTGAAGCTGGAGGGCCGCAGCACCACCTCGCTCAGTGTTTCCTGGAGCATCCCCCCACCACAACAGAGCCGTGTGTGGAAATACGAGGTCACCTACCGCAAGAAG GGGGACTCCAACAGCTACAACGTGCGACGCACCGAGGGCTTCTCCGTGACCCTGGACGACCTGGCTCCGGATACCGCCTACCTGGTCCAGGTGCAGGCGCTGACGCAGGAAGGCCAGGGGGCCGGCAGCAAGATTCACGAGTTCCAGACGTTGT CCACGGAAGGATCTGGCAACATGGCGGTGATTGGTGGTGTGGTTGTTGGCGTTATCTTGCTTCTGGTGCTAGCAGGAATCGGCGTCTTCATCCATCGCAG GAGGAAGAGCCTGCGGACCCGCCAGTCCTCCGAGGACGTTTACTTCTCCAAGTCAG AGCAACTGAAGCCCCTAAAGACGTACGTGGACCCCCACACGTACGAGGACCCCAACCAGGCTGTGCTCAAGTTCACCACTGAGATCCATCCATCCTGTGTCACGCGGCAGAAGGTGATCGGAGCAG GGGAGTTTGGGGAGGTGTACAAGGGGACACTGAAGGCGTCGGGGAAGAAGGAGGTGCCCGTGGCCATCAAGACGCTGAAAGCCGGCTACACAGAGAAGCAGCGGGTGGACTTCCTGAGCGAGGCCAGCATCATGGGCCAGTTCAGCCACCACAACATCATCCGCCTGGAGGGTGTCGTCTCCAAAT ATAAGCCCATGATGATCATCACTGAATACATGGAGAACGGGGCCCTGGACAAGTTCCTTCGG GAGAAGGATGGCGAGTTCAGCGTGCTGCAGCTGGTGGGTATGCTGCGGGGCATCGCGGCCGGCATGAAGTACCTCGCCAACATGAACTACGTCCACCGCGACCTGGCCGCCCGCAACATCCTCGTCAACAGCAACCTGGTGTGcaaggtgtccgactttggcctgTCCCGTGTGCTGGAAGATGACCCCGAGGCCACCTACACCACCAGC GGTGGCAAGATTCCCATCCGCTGGACGGCCCCGGAGGCCATTTCGTACCGCAAGTTCACCTCGGCCAGCGACGTGTGGAGCTATGGCATCGTCATGTGGGAGGTGATGACCTACGGCGAGCGGCCCTACTGGGAGCTGTCAAACCATGAG GTGATGAAGGCCATCAACGAAGGCTTccggctccccacccccatggacTGCCCCTCCGCCATCTACCAGCTCATGATGCAGTGCTGGCAGCAGGAACGCGCCCGCCGCCCCAAGTTCGCCGACATCGTCAGCATCCTCGACAAGCTCATCCGAGCTCCCGACTCCCTCAAGACCCTGGCTGACTTTGACCCCCG CGTGTCTATCCGGCTGCCCAGCACCAGTGGCTCAGAGGGCGTGCCCTTTCGCACGGTGTCCGAGTGGCTCGAGTCCATCAAGATGCAGCAGTACACAGAGCACTTCCTGGCGGCCGGCTACACCGCCATCGAGAAGGTGGTGCAGATGACCAATGA CGACATCAAGAGGATTGGGGTGCGGCTGCCCGGCCACCAGAAACGCATCGCCTACAGCCTGCTGGGACTCAAGGACCAGGTGAACACAGTGGGGATCCCCATCTGA